Below is a window of Mycobacterium dioxanotrophicus DNA.
GTGCCTGCCGCCTTGCTGGCCCGTACCGCGGTGTCCAGCAACCGATCCGCACCCTTGCGCGTGCCGAGTGCGCAGGTGACTTCCCTAACCCGTTCGATCGTCGATTGCCGAGTTCCGCGGGGCGCCACCGCCACTGGGACCGGCGACGAATGCAGCAGTTCGTTGACCACCGAGCCCAGCGAGAAGCTGCCTGCCAGGCCGCCTCCGGAACCGCCGACCACGATGGCCTCGGCGTCGAGCCGCACCGCCTCGTGGATCAGTCCGTCGGTGAACGATTCGTCGAAACTCAGATGACTGTGGGCGACAACGTCGTCGGGTACCGAGGCAACCGCGTCGGCGAGCCAGCCCTTGGCCTGCTCGGCGAGCACCTCTTCATATCCGCCCTTGGGCACCAGTGCGGGCAGGCCCGTGTCCTGAGGTAAGACGATGCATATCTCAACCTCGGCGCCGAGCGTTCGGGCGAATCGCACCGCCAGAGCCAACGCGTCGGCGCCACCGGCTGTGGCGAGATATCCAACGACCAACTTCATCAGGCACCACC
It encodes the following:
- a CDS encoding universal stress protein, whose protein sequence is MKLVVGYLATAGGADALALAVRFARTLGAEVEICIVLPQDTGLPALVPKGGYEEVLAEQAKGWLADAVASVPDDVVAHSHLSFDESFTDGLIHEAVRLDAEAIVVGGSGGGLAGSFSLGSVVNELLHSSPVPVAVAPRGTRQSTIERVREVTCALGTRKGADRLLDTAVRASKAAGTPLRLVSLVALDPTFGTLRSDDDAVREHAQDHARETLETAKASLPEGFPVTSTVVNGATVEAAVNKLEWHDGDVLMVGSSRLSAPKRIFLGSTAAKMLRVVDVPMIVVPRDDVSDGEGQ